From the Candidatus Krumholzibacteriia bacterium genome, the window AATGACGACCACGTGCGGGCTGTCGCTCGCCCGCGCCGGCGCGGCGGCGGACGTCATGGACAGCAGCAGCAGGGCCGGGAACAGGCGCATCATCGCTGCAGCATGCTCCTTCCCGCCATGTATCCGGGAACGGGCACGCCGAAGATATCCAGCACGGTCGGGCCCATGTCGATGAGACGCGAGTCGGACTTGGAGAGCGGCACGTTGGTGAACATCACGCCGGGAACGATGTGCGAGTCCACGCAGTGGTCACCGCTCCAGCGCCTGGTATTGTCCTCGAAGAGTTCGGGGCGCACGCAGCCCTTGGCGCAATCCCACGAAACACGGTAACCGGCTTCGTAGCCCGGCAGCAGGTCCGGGCCCACGCTGCGGTAGGGGCCCTTCATGTCGCGCTCGACATCGACCATGCGGCGGATGGGCCGGGCGTCGCCGTCGCGCAACGCAACCAGTCCGTCTTCGATGCGCTTCTTGACCGCGGCCACGTCGCGCTCCTCGACGATGCCCTGGCGCTCGCGGCCCTTGCGGTTGACGTAGATGCCGCCCAGGCCGAGTGCGTAGGCCTGCGTGCGCGACCAGTCCACCGCGCTCAGGTACTCGCCCGGCGCCGCGCCTTCCCTGACCGCGAGCAATCCCTCGCGCTCGAGCCAGGCGTTCAGATTGACCCCGCGGCGGAAGTTGGAGAAGCCGTGGTCGGAAATCACGAACACGGCCGTCTTCTTGTCGACATAGCGCATGGTCTCACCCACCAGTACATCCATGCGCCGGTACATGTCGTGCAGCGCGTCGGCGTGGCGCGTGGTGTCGCGGCCCGCGTTGGCGGGGTGGGTGGGGTCGAGATAGCGGTAGAACATGTGCTGCAGGCGGTCGCTCACGTCGAACACGCACACGGCCAGTCCGTTGCGCAGGCGATCGAGGGTGTGGAACCACATGGCGCGCCGTTCGTCGTGGATGCCGTACGCCTGGTCGAGGAACCCCTGCTCGTCGATGACGTCGTCGTTGAGCGCACCCGTGTCCTCGGCGAGGCCCAGGGTTGCGAAGGCCCCCTGCAGCTTGGCGAGATACACCGAAAACACCGACGGGTGCGAGATGGGAAGCGCCGGCTTCTCCGGATCGATGTGAATGGGTGTCATGTAGACCGCGATGGAACCGTTGAGCGACACCGGCAGGAAGCGCGCGATGCCGTGCATGGTCACACCCCGTCCCGCGCGGAAGGGCAGCCGTACCCAGGGCGTGTAGCGTCCCACGTCGAGCGCAATGACCTCGCTGCCGGCGACGAGCTCGAAGCGCTCCTCGCCGCGCTTGTTGCGCGCGCGGCGGATGGTGACCGCGGTGGTAACCACGCCGCCGTCGAGCGGGCTGGGCGGGCCGGGGATCTCGACGGTGCCGCCCTCGGCCGGGATGGACACGCGCACGCCGCCGATCTCCCGCGCCGGCGCTTCGCTGCTCAGCAGCGTGAAGGACCCCTGCGTTCCCCGCAGGTCCGGCACGCACATGCCCGCTACCATCACGCCGTCGATCTTCTCGACCGGGAAGGTGATGGGCACGCGCAGCACGCTGCTGAACACGCCGTGGTCGCTGAGGACGCTCCAGAAGGTTCGGCTGCGGCGCAGGCCGCGCACGCCCCCGCGCGAAATCGGAATGCGAATCGGCCCCAGCCGGATCACGCGCGTGCTGCCGTAGACTTCGCTGGAGGAGAGCTGCGGTGCGTAGCTGCGCGGGTCGCGCGCGATGAAGTCGTAGATCCCGTGACCGGAGCAGTCGGTCGACGTGGCGAAGGTGGACCACGCCACCGGAGAAAGCGCGGGCATCGACGTCTCCAGGCGGCGGTAGGCGCCC encodes:
- a CDS encoding alkaline phosphatase family protein; translated protein: MSSSRARHAAHAFVLVALLALPASAHAYIGPGAGFALISSFVTLAVAFAAAFFAAFTLPVRAAIRGWKRRRSLRRARARRVIVLGLDGLDPRICDELMARGELPNLSKLRDEGAYRRLETSMPALSPVAWSTFATSTDCSGHGIYDFIARDPRSYAPQLSSSEVYGSTRVIRLGPIRIPISRGGVRGLRRSRTFWSVLSDHGVFSSVLRVPITFPVEKIDGVMVAGMCVPDLRGTQGSFTLLSSEAPAREIGGVRVSIPAEGGTVEIPGPPSPLDGGVVTTAVTIRRARNKRGEERFELVAGSEVIALDVGRYTPWVRLPFRAGRGVTMHGIARFLPVSLNGSIAVYMTPIHIDPEKPALPISHPSVFSVYLAKLQGAFATLGLAEDTGALNDDVIDEQGFLDQAYGIHDERRAMWFHTLDRLRNGLAVCVFDVSDRLQHMFYRYLDPTHPANAGRDTTRHADALHDMYRRMDVLVGETMRYVDKKTAVFVISDHGFSNFRRGVNLNAWLEREGLLAVREGAAPGEYLSAVDWSRTQAYALGLGGIYVNRKGRERQGIVEERDVAAVKKRIEDGLVALRDGDARPIRRMVDVERDMKGPYRSVGPDLLPGYEAGYRVSWDCAKGCVRPELFEDNTRRWSGDHCVDSHIVPGVMFTNVPLSKSDSRLIDMGPTVLDIFGVPVPGYMAGRSMLQR